ATAACCGGTATTTCTTCAAAAGAACGTGCAAAAACTATAAAATCTATCTCTGAAAATACCACAATAAACGATTATAAATATCCGGGCCATATTCAATTATTAGGAAGTATCGGATTAAATAAGAGAAAAGGACATACAGAAAGTTCTATTGAATTAATGAAATTATTGGGTTTTAAACCTTTTTCTATATTAATTGAAATTTTAGATGAAAATGGAAATTCCCATAATTTTAATTATATAAAATCATTATCTCAAAAGTTTAAAATCCCCATAATTTCTGTAGAAGATATAGCTGTTGAAGTATTTAAAAGCAATCTATATGTAACTCCAATTTCTGAAGCAAATCTTCCTACACAATTTGGTTCTTTTAAAATTATAGGTTTTAAAAATAATTTTGATGAAAAAGAACATTTTGCAATATATACAGGTAATTTAAAAAACACACCTTTATTAGTCAGAATACATTCCGAATGCGTTACTGGTGATGTGTTAACTTCAAGAAAATGCGATTGCGGAAGTCAATTGCATCTTGCAATGAAAAAAATACAGGAAAACGGCTCAGGTTTAATAATTTATTTAAGACAGGAAGGTAGAGATATAGGAATTACAAATAAAATAAAAGCTTATGAATTACAGGATAAGGGTATGGATACAGTAGAAGCAAATGAAAAAATTGGTATGCCAGCAGATAATAGAGATTATGCAATAGCAGCACAAATTTTAAAATCATTAAACATTAAAAACATTATTTTAATGACAAATAATCCTGATAAAGTCAATCAATTAAAAAAATATGGTATCAATGTGATAAATACAATACAGCATATAGGCGAAGTAACGCCAGAAAATAAATTCTATTTAAAAATCAAGAAAATAAAAATGAATCATAATCTTTCAATTGAGGAGGTAATATAACTATGAAAATTTTTGAAGGTATTTTTGATGGAAAAGATTTAAAAATTGCTATTGTAATTTCAAGGTTTAACTCATTTTTTTCTGAAAGATTATTAGAGGGTGCTCTGGACGCATTAAAAAGGCATAATGTAAAAGAAAGCAATATAGATATTTTCAAAACTCCAGGTTCTTTTGAAATTCCATTTATTACAAAAAAACTAATAAATAAAAATTATGATGCTATTATAGCTTTAGGGGTTGTAATTAGAGGAGAAACATATCATTTCGAAGTTGTTGCCAATGAAGTTTCAAAAGGAATTGCTCATTTAAATTTAATATCAGATATACCAATTACCTTTGGAATAATAACTTCAGAAACTCTGGAACAGAGTATGGATAGATCAGGTGCAAAAGCTGGAAATAAAGGTTTTGAAGCTGCAATGGCTGCTTTAGAAATGGCAAATCTCAATAAGCAATTGAAGGTGTAAAAATATGAATCATGAATATTTTATGCAACTTGCTA
This is a stretch of genomic DNA from Marinitoga piezophila KA3. It encodes these proteins:
- a CDS encoding bifunctional 3,4-dihydroxy-2-butanone-4-phosphate synthase/GTP cyclohydrolase II, whose amino-acid sequence is MDKEILTKTFFSNKPIILWDKKKENEADFVFPAEMANKDIINFLISNGKGLLCLASEEKNLLQRGFFKLPSNNADILNTNYFISIDHKKTITGISSKERAKTIKSISENTTINDYKYPGHIQLLGSIGLNKRKGHTESSIELMKLLGFKPFSILIEILDENGNSHNFNYIKSLSQKFKIPIISVEDIAVEVFKSNLYVTPISEANLPTQFGSFKIIGFKNNFDEKEHFAIYTGNLKNTPLLVRIHSECVTGDVLTSRKCDCGSQLHLAMKKIQENGSGLIIYLRQEGRDIGITNKIKAYELQDKGMDTVEANEKIGMPADNRDYAIAAQILKSLNIKNIILMTNNPDKVNQLKKYGINVINTIQHIGEVTPENKFYLKIKKIKMNHNLSIEEVI
- the ribE gene encoding 6,7-dimethyl-8-ribityllumazine synthase, which translates into the protein MKIFEGIFDGKDLKIAIVISRFNSFFSERLLEGALDALKRHNVKESNIDIFKTPGSFEIPFITKKLINKNYDAIIALGVVIRGETYHFEVVANEVSKGIAHLNLISDIPITFGIITSETLEQSMDRSGAKAGNKGFEAAMAALEMANLNKQLKV